The following are encoded together in the Capsicum annuum cultivar UCD-10X-F1 unplaced genomic scaffold, UCD10Xv1.1 ctg51455, whole genome shotgun sequence genome:
- the LOC124892873 gene encoding acylsugar acyltransferase 3-like translates to YLHVRISCPMFKILNHPNNDVVDVVLPQDLPWDSTLNRSPLVVQLSHFDCGGIAVSACLSHKIVDGYNFSRFLNDWADIARQVDFKPSPQFNASSFLPQIDDAPAIPNGVPEPQLHVSRMYNFSSSSLRRLKDVIATNSGVQNPTRIEATTALLNKCGVAVSMEKSGVFKPTLLIHVMNIHPPIPLNTMGNAF, encoded by the coding sequence TATTTACATGTCCGAATCAGTTGTCCAATGTTCAAAATTCTCAACCACCCTAATAATGATGTTGTAGATGTAGTCTTACCTCAAGATTTGCCTTGGGATAGTACCTTGAACCGAAGTCCATTAGTTGTTCAATTAAGCCATTTCGATTGTGGTGGAATAGCAGTCAGTGCATGTCTGTCACACAAGATTGTTGATGGATATAATTTCTCAAGATTCCTTAATGATTGGGCTGATATAGCTCGACAGGTGGATTTCAAACCATCTCCTCAGTTTAATGCATCTTCTTTCTTGCCACAAATAGATGATGCTCCAGCTATACCTAATGGTGTGCCTGAACCACAACTACATGTGTCAAGAATGTACAATTTCTCATCCTCTAGTTTGCGAAGATTAAAGGATGTCATTGCTACAAATTCAGGAGTGCAGAATCCAACTCGCATTGAAGCTACCACTGCACTTCTCAATAAATGTGGAGTGGCTGTGTCAATGGAGAAATCGGGCGTGTTTAAACCAACTCTATTGATCCATGTAATGAATATACACCCACCAATTCCACTCAACACAATGGGAAATGCTTTTT